The Acidobacteriaceae bacterium nucleotide sequence AAGCCGTCCGCGAAGCTGATGCTCCTGCGTCCTGAAGCAGGTCGGCCTGAAAAAGTTTCACTGCTTGGTGGCATGAAAGGGAAGATTCACTTCGCGGCGGACTGGAACTCTGAGGCTACAGCAACATTGCTTGAAGAGATGTTCTATGGGGCCGTCTCGCAGCACGAGCGCCTCCCGAAAGCATGAGGCTCATCCTCGATACGCATTATCTTCTGTGGTCGATGGAAGATAGTCCTGAGTTGCCCGCCAGAATTCGAGCCCTGCTGGCTGACCGGGAAAATGAAATATTTATCAGTATTGCTTCTTTGTGGGAGATTGCGATCAAGATTTCTCTCGGAAAGCTTAATCTCTCAGGGAAGAGCATCTCTGATCTGACGCAGTTTCTCGAACAGGCTGAAACCACGATTCTGCCGGTTCTTCCTTCACATCTGACTGTGGTGGAGCAGATGCCCTGGCACCATCGCGACCCTTTCGATCGCTTGATCGTCGCGCAGGCACAGGTGGAAGGTCTTCGGTTGGTCTCTGCAGACAAGGTTGTTGCTCTGTATCTGCCGGACGTGATCGCTTAGCTTTTTGCTACGCTCTGCTTTCGTGAATGGGCGATGTCCCCTGTAGTTTGATGAGCGTTCAGCATCCAAGCTGGTATGCTCGACGCGATGACTACGGAGAAGCCCAAAACAGGTACGGCCAAAGGTGCGGTGGTTGCTCTCGCGCTGTTGACCGCCATGAACTTCGTCAACTACCTCGACCGCTACATTCTGCCGGCGGTGCAGGAACAGGTGAAGAACGAGTTTCACCTGACGGATGAGCGCATCGGCTCACTGACGTTCTTCTTCTTCGTGGCCTATGTCTGCGCTTCGCCGATCACAGGTTGGCTGGGGGACCGATTCCCGCGTAAGCCGATGATTGTGGTGTGCGCGCTGGCGATTGCGGGCATGAACTTTTTGACCGCACACGTGCACGGTTTCTGGGAGCTGAACGTTCGGCACATGGCGCTGGGCGTGGGGGAGGCCTGCTTTGGCATCTTCGCGCCTGCGCTGATTGCGGACTACTTTGCGGAAGATCGTCGCAACGGTGCGCTGACAATTTTCAATGTGGCAATTTTTGCAGGGTCGGCGCTCGGGTTTCTGGCGGGCGGCAATATTGCAGAGACGCATGGCTGGCGCATGGCGTTCATTGCCAGCGCCGTTCCGGGCGTCATTATGGCGCTGCTGATCCTGTTCTTCCTGCGGGAACCGAAGCGTGTGGCGGTCGCTGAGTCGCACTCGGTAGACAAGGGAAGTGCGTTGTCGCTGGTGAAGAATCCAGCGTACCTTTGCGCGATTCTTGGCTACGCGGCGGTGACGTTTGCGATCGGCGGCATCTCGTTCTGGATGCCGAGCTTCCTGCAGCGTTTTGATGGCCGCGATATTGGGGCTGCAGGCACGATTATGGGCACGATTACTGTTGTGTGCGGCCTGAGCGGAACTCTGGCTGGCGGAGCGGTGGCCGGATGGTGGTCGAAGAAGACGGGCAAGGCTCTTTACTGGGTTCCGGCTCTGAGCGCGATTCTGACTGTTCCGTTCGCTCTCCTGTGCTTCTTCGGGCCGAAGGGCTGGACGCTGCCGATGTTGGGCGTCTCGTTGTTCTTCATCTCACTGGGCACAGGGCCGATCAACGCGGCGACGTTGAATGCTGTGCCGGCAAACCTGCGTTCCGCGGCGATGGCAGGACAGTTGTTTGTGCTGCATGTGTTTGGCGATATGCCGTCGTCGTGGGTGATCGGCGCGGTGAGCCAGCGTTCGAACCTGCGGCTGGGGCTGGGTATAACGCTGATATCGATGGTGGTAGGAGCGGTGATCTTCGGACTGGGTGCACGGTATGCTCCGAAGCTCAGC carries:
- a CDS encoding type II toxin-antitoxin system VapC family toxin, with the translated sequence MRLILDTHYLLWSMEDSPELPARIRALLADRENEIFISIASLWEIAIKISLGKLNLSGKSISDLTQFLEQAETTILPVLPSHLTVVEQMPWHHRDPFDRLIVAQAQVEGLRLVSADKVVALYLPDVIA
- a CDS encoding MFS transporter, whose protein sequence is MLDAMTTEKPKTGTAKGAVVALALLTAMNFVNYLDRYILPAVQEQVKNEFHLTDERIGSLTFFFFVAYVCASPITGWLGDRFPRKPMIVVCALAIAGMNFLTAHVHGFWELNVRHMALGVGEACFGIFAPALIADYFAEDRRNGALTIFNVAIFAGSALGFLAGGNIAETHGWRMAFIASAVPGVIMALLILFFLREPKRVAVAESHSVDKGSALSLVKNPAYLCAILGYAAVTFAIGGISFWMPSFLQRFDGRDIGAAGTIMGTITVVCGLSGTLAGGAVAGWWSKKTGKALYWVPALSAILTVPFALLCFFGPKGWTLPMLGVSLFFISLGTGPINAATLNAVPANLRSAAMAGQLFVLHVFGDMPSSWVIGAVSQRSNLRLGLGITLISMVVGAVIFGLGARYAPKLSHTVEATA